A portion of the Sulfuricurvum kujiense DSM 16994 genome contains these proteins:
- a CDS encoding cupin domain-containing protein produces the protein MTHVQNLYLKEEPNENSELFSTLFQNDSLKIESIRSWLKDPGEHYNQEQDEWVLLLSGEAKLEIDNQTFDLKNGDYCFIPKHTPHRVLSTSKNALWLGIFSS, from the coding sequence TTGACTCATGTTCAAAACCTCTATTTAAAAGAAGAACCTAATGAAAATTCGGAACTTTTTTCAACCCTGTTTCAAAATGATTCCCTAAAAATCGAATCCATCCGTTCATGGCTGAAAGATCCCGGCGAACACTACAATCAAGAGCAGGATGAGTGGGTGTTGCTCCTGAGCGGAGAAGCGAAGCTCGAAATAGACAATCAAACTTTCGACTTAAAAAACGGTGACTACTGCTTTATCCCGAAGCATACCCCGCACAGGGTACTTTCAACATCGAAAAATGCCCTATGGCTGGGGATTTTTAGCTCTTAA